In one window of Leifsonia sp. NPDC080035 DNA:
- a CDS encoding NAD(P)/FAD-dependent oxidoreductase, with product MEEQTFDVVIIGGGAVAENVAERAVQGGLSAVLIEHELVGGECSFWACIPSKALLRPAQSLREARAVEGATEAVTGDVDVEAVLARRDRLVYDWSDQSQVDWVDGAGIALLRGHGRLAGEKRVIVTASDGSETEVEARSAVVISTGSDPVVPDIPGLRASEPWTSRDATSVKQVPKSLAIIGGGVVGAEMATAYAGFGCTVTLISRGGLLDAMEPFAGELVAASLRRLGATVLLDTGISRVERNSEGVRIETDGGEPVVAEEVLVATGRRPRTDAIGLETVGLHPGDWLPTDDTLRIPGHDWLYAVGDVTHRALLTHQGKYQARIAGDVIAARAAGEEVSDEPWGAHVATADHEAVPQVTFTEPEVASVGLTESAARAAGYPVSVADYDIGWVAGAVVRADGYEGRARMVVDDERRVVLGVTLVGPDVGDMLHAATTAVVGQVPIERLWHAVPSYPTVSEIWLRLLETYRLDQRRKSRE from the coding sequence GTGGAGGAACAGACGTTCGACGTCGTCATCATCGGCGGCGGCGCGGTGGCGGAGAACGTGGCCGAACGCGCGGTGCAGGGCGGGCTCAGCGCCGTCCTGATCGAGCACGAGCTGGTGGGCGGGGAGTGCTCGTTCTGGGCGTGCATCCCCTCGAAGGCGCTGCTGCGTCCCGCGCAGAGCCTGCGCGAGGCGCGCGCGGTCGAGGGCGCGACCGAGGCGGTCACCGGAGACGTGGATGTGGAGGCGGTGCTCGCGCGCCGCGATCGCCTCGTCTACGACTGGTCGGACCAGAGCCAGGTCGACTGGGTGGACGGCGCCGGCATCGCCCTCCTCCGCGGGCACGGCAGGCTCGCGGGGGAGAAGCGCGTGATCGTGACCGCGTCCGACGGCAGCGAGACGGAGGTGGAGGCGCGGTCGGCCGTCGTGATCTCCACAGGATCGGATCCGGTCGTCCCCGACATCCCCGGGCTCCGCGCGAGCGAGCCGTGGACCAGCCGCGACGCGACCAGTGTCAAGCAGGTCCCGAAGAGCCTCGCGATCATCGGCGGCGGGGTCGTCGGCGCGGAGATGGCGACGGCGTACGCGGGCTTCGGCTGCACGGTCACGCTGATCTCTCGCGGCGGTCTCCTGGACGCGATGGAGCCGTTCGCCGGCGAGCTGGTCGCCGCGTCCCTACGGAGGCTGGGCGCGACGGTGCTGCTCGACACCGGGATCAGCAGGGTCGAGCGGAACAGCGAGGGGGTGCGCATCGAGACCGACGGCGGCGAGCCGGTCGTGGCAGAGGAGGTGCTGGTGGCGACGGGGCGGCGGCCGCGCACGGACGCGATCGGGCTCGAGACCGTCGGGCTGCATCCCGGAGACTGGCTCCCCACCGACGACACCCTCCGGATCCCCGGCCACGACTGGCTCTACGCGGTCGGCGACGTGACCCATCGCGCGCTCCTCACCCATCAGGGCAAGTACCAGGCGCGCATCGCCGGCGACGTGATCGCCGCGCGGGCGGCGGGGGAGGAGGTGAGCGACGAGCCCTGGGGCGCCCACGTCGCCACCGCCGACCACGAAGCGGTGCCGCAGGTGACGTTCACCGAGCCGGAGGTGGCGTCGGTCGGCCTGACCGAGTCCGCCGCGCGGGCGGCGGGCTACCCGGTGAGCGTCGCCGACTACGACATCGGGTGGGTCGCCGGGGCGGTCGTGCGCGCAGACGGATACGAGGGCAGGGCCAGGATGGTCGTCGACGACGAGCGCAGGGTCGTCCTCGGTGTGACGCTCGTCGGGCCCGACGTCGGCGACATGCTGCACGCCGCAACGACCGCCGTGGTCGGGCAGGTGCCGATCGAGCGGCTCTGGCATGCCGTGCCGTCGTACCCGACGGTGAGTGAGATCTGGCTCCGGCTCCTGGAGACCTACCGGCTGGACCAGCGCAGGAAATCCCGAGAGTAA
- a CDS encoding nuclear transport factor 2 family protein, which yields MPTISELLDANLHRVFGERDAARRRAAIDEVYAEDVVFSDPEGSVTGRDALAAKAEALLSGAPDAFVFRADGPAYAGTDSGALAWTLGPEGAPVARGIDVITVRDGRIAELRTMLADEAS from the coding sequence ATGCCCACCATCTCGGAACTCCTGGACGCCAACCTGCACCGTGTCTTCGGCGAGCGCGACGCCGCCCGCCGTCGCGCCGCGATCGACGAGGTCTACGCGGAGGACGTCGTGTTCTCCGACCCCGAGGGCTCGGTCACCGGCCGCGACGCCCTCGCCGCCAAGGCCGAGGCCCTGCTCTCCGGCGCGCCCGACGCGTTCGTCTTCCGCGCGGACGGCCCCGCCTACGCGGGGACGGACTCCGGTGCCCTGGCCTGGACGCTCGGACCGGAGGGCGCACCGGTCGCGCGCGGGATCGACGTGATCACCGTGCGCGACGGCCGCATCGCCGAGCTGCGCACCATGCTCGCCGACGAAGCCTCCTAG
- a CDS encoding NADP-dependent isocitrate dehydrogenase → MDKIKVEGTVVELDGDEMTRIIWQAIKDSLIHPYLDVNLEYYDLGIQKRDETDDQITIDAAHAIQKHGVGVKCATITPDEARVEEFGLKKMWKSPNGTIRNILGGVVFREPIIISNIPRLVPGWNKPIVIGRHAFGDQYRATDFTFDGPGTLTMSFQPADGGEAQSFEIYQAPGAGVAMGMYNQDESIRDFARASFNYGLDRQYPVYLSTKNTILKAYDGRFKDLFQEVFDTEYKEKFDAAGLTYEHRLIDDMVASSLKWEGGYVWACKNYDGDVQSDTVAQGFGSLGLMTSVLTTPDGSVVEAEAAHGTVTRHYRQYQQGKATSTNPIASIYAWTRGLAHRGKLDGNQDLIDFTHTLEDVVVKTVEEGKMTKDLALLVGPDQKFLTTEEFLDAISENLKARLS, encoded by the coding sequence GTGGACAAGATCAAGGTTGAAGGAACGGTCGTCGAGCTCGACGGCGACGAGATGACGCGCATCATCTGGCAGGCGATCAAGGACTCGCTCATCCACCCGTACCTCGACGTGAACCTCGAGTACTACGACCTCGGCATCCAGAAGCGCGACGAGACCGACGACCAGATCACCATCGACGCGGCGCACGCGATCCAGAAGCACGGCGTCGGCGTCAAGTGCGCCACCATCACCCCCGACGAGGCCCGCGTCGAGGAGTTCGGCCTGAAGAAGATGTGGAAGAGCCCGAACGGCACGATCCGCAACATCCTGGGCGGCGTCGTCTTCCGCGAGCCGATCATCATCTCCAACATCCCGCGCCTGGTCCCCGGCTGGAACAAGCCGATCGTCATCGGCCGTCACGCCTTCGGCGACCAGTACCGCGCCACCGACTTCACCTTCGACGGCCCCGGCACCCTCACCATGAGCTTCCAGCCGGCCGACGGCGGCGAGGCGCAGTCCTTCGAGATCTACCAGGCGCCCGGCGCCGGCGTCGCGATGGGCATGTACAACCAGGACGAGTCCATCCGCGACTTCGCCCGCGCCTCCTTCAACTACGGCCTCGACCGTCAGTACCCGGTCTACCTGTCGACCAAGAACACGATCCTCAAGGCCTACGACGGCCGGTTCAAGGACCTGTTCCAGGAGGTCTTCGACACCGAGTACAAGGAGAAGTTCGACGCGGCCGGCCTCACCTACGAGCACCGCCTGATCGACGACATGGTCGCCTCCAGCCTCAAGTGGGAGGGCGGCTACGTCTGGGCCTGCAAGAACTACGACGGCGACGTGCAGTCCGACACCGTCGCGCAGGGCTTCGGCTCGCTCGGCCTGATGACCTCCGTGCTGACCACCCCGGACGGCTCGGTCGTCGAGGCGGAGGCCGCGCACGGCACCGTCACGCGTCACTACCGCCAGTACCAGCAGGGCAAGGCCACCTCCACCAACCCGATCGCCTCGATCTACGCCTGGACGCGCGGCCTCGCGCACCGCGGCAAGCTCGACGGCAACCAGGACCTCATCGACTTCACCCACACCCTCGAGGACGTCGTGGTGAAGACGGTCGAGGAGGGCAAGATGACCAAGGACCTCGCGCTCCTCGTCGGCCCGGATCAGAAGTTCCTCACCACCGAGGAGTTCCTGGACGCGATCAGCGAGAACCTCAAGGCGCGCCTGAGCTGA
- a CDS encoding GNAT family N-acetyltransferase, protein MAELRLEELSAKNVVAANALTLKPGQEQFIAPVSYSAAAAVADPSTSWQRVVLDGDEVVGFIMGDFDPHAQHEEFRAILWRINVDADDQGRGIGTFAVRALADEARKRGHDRLHVIWESGELGPEQFFLRSGFQPIGETQYGETIGALEL, encoded by the coding sequence ATGGCTGAGTTGAGACTGGAAGAGTTGAGCGCGAAGAACGTCGTCGCGGCGAACGCGCTCACGTTGAAGCCGGGGCAGGAGCAGTTCATCGCTCCCGTGTCCTACTCGGCCGCGGCGGCCGTCGCCGACCCCAGCACCTCCTGGCAGCGCGTCGTCCTCGACGGCGACGAGGTCGTCGGCTTCATCATGGGCGACTTCGACCCGCACGCTCAGCACGAGGAGTTCCGCGCGATCCTCTGGCGCATCAACGTCGACGCCGACGACCAGGGTCGTGGCATCGGCACCTTCGCGGTGCGGGCGCTCGCGGACGAGGCGCGCAAGCGCGGGCACGACCGTCTTCACGTGATCTGGGAGTCCGGCGAGCTCGGCCCCGAGCAGTTCTTCCTCCGCAGCGGCTTCCAGCCGATCGGCGAGACCCAGTACGGCGAGACGATCGGTGCCCTCGAGCTCTGA
- a CDS encoding MGMT family protein, with protein MPSSSDAQPAGQGDGEDFASRVLAVVDSIPPGRVMTYGDVAAALGSRAARMVGQVMAYYGGEVPWWRVVRASGHPALGHEHIALQYYRAEGTPLLGGGTIAYRVDLRAARHTP; from the coding sequence GTGCCCTCGAGCTCTGACGCGCAGCCGGCGGGGCAGGGCGACGGCGAAGACTTCGCCTCGCGGGTGCTCGCGGTGGTCGACTCCATCCCGCCGGGCCGGGTGATGACCTACGGCGACGTCGCCGCCGCCCTCGGCTCGCGCGCCGCCCGCATGGTCGGCCAGGTCATGGCGTACTACGGCGGAGAGGTGCCCTGGTGGCGCGTGGTCCGCGCGAGCGGGCACCCGGCGCTGGGCCACGAGCACATCGCGCTCCAGTACTACCGTGCGGAGGGCACTCCCCTGCTCGGCGGCGGCACCATCGCCTACCGCGTCGACCTGCGAGCGGCCCGGCACACCCCGTAG